The following are encoded together in the Pseudodesulfovibrio indicus genome:
- a CDS encoding FAD-dependent oxidoreductase, with protein sequence MAKKIQRIDGHENGVRVESRILEERIQSAVRQGGRRLEVDAMGQHGIGGRLWISKDEPISVTITGSPGQRIGSKGFPGTTIEVLGPASDDVGWLNAGAEIIVQGNAANGVCNAMAQGKVFIAGNIGSRGMTMTKTNPRFDPPQLWVLGSVGDYFAEFMAGGTAVVCGVEAQNPKNVLGYRPCVGMVGGRIFVRGPIDGFSQADAMMEPIDDESWGWLTENVEQFLKKIKRSRLLKRLTRREEWQLIRAKTPFEKKGKVRRAMHDFRVNVWDAELGRGGIIGDLTDLDRSPIPLIVHGDLRRKVPVWENRKYMAPCQSSCPTGMPVQKRWQLVRDGLVDEAVDLALAYTPFPATVCGYLCPNLCMQGCTRTTQQGMAAVDITKLGREGHKSKAPALPPLSGKRVAVIGGGPAGISVAWQIRMKGHEAVVYDMAKTLGGKITSAIPYSRVPKEVVEKEVERAAKVIPHVHLQQQLKAKEFEALRDEYDFVILAVGAQKPRVIPVPGHERIYPALTFLKDAKAGTAKIGKKLVIIGAGNVGCDVATVAAGVGAEEITLIDIQEPASFGKERKEAEAVGARFKWPCFTKEITDEGVLLQSGELLEADTVIMSIGDQPDVDFLPDNIALDRGHVVVNDDYQTTDSKVFAIGDTVRPGLLTHAIGHGRRAAEVIDDIFNNRRPRSDTREMIDYTRMTLEYFDPRVIEFSDMNQCGAECSSCGSCRDCYICDTLCPQNAIKRNELPDGGFERVVDPDKCIACGFCADSCPCGIWDMKNPAPME encoded by the coding sequence CTCCCCGGGCCAGCGCATCGGCTCCAAGGGGTTCCCCGGGACCACCATCGAAGTCCTCGGACCCGCGTCCGACGACGTGGGCTGGCTCAACGCGGGCGCGGAGATCATCGTCCAGGGCAACGCCGCCAACGGCGTGTGCAACGCCATGGCCCAGGGCAAGGTCTTCATCGCGGGCAACATCGGCTCGCGCGGCATGACCATGACCAAGACCAACCCCCGGTTCGACCCGCCCCAGCTCTGGGTGCTCGGTTCCGTGGGCGACTACTTCGCCGAGTTCATGGCCGGGGGCACCGCCGTGGTCTGCGGCGTGGAGGCCCAGAATCCCAAGAACGTCCTCGGCTACCGTCCCTGCGTGGGCATGGTCGGCGGCCGCATCTTCGTGCGCGGCCCCATCGACGGCTTCTCCCAGGCCGACGCCATGATGGAGCCCATCGACGACGAATCCTGGGGTTGGCTGACCGAGAACGTCGAACAGTTCCTCAAGAAAATCAAACGCTCGCGCCTCCTGAAGCGGCTCACCCGCCGCGAGGAGTGGCAGCTCATCCGGGCCAAGACCCCGTTCGAGAAGAAGGGCAAGGTGCGCCGCGCCATGCACGACTTCCGGGTCAACGTCTGGGACGCGGAGCTGGGCCGGGGCGGCATCATCGGCGATTTGACCGATCTCGACCGCTCGCCCATCCCGCTCATCGTGCACGGCGACCTGCGCCGCAAGGTGCCTGTCTGGGAAAACCGCAAGTACATGGCCCCGTGCCAATCCAGCTGTCCCACCGGCATGCCGGTGCAGAAGCGCTGGCAGCTGGTCCGAGACGGGCTGGTGGACGAGGCCGTTGATCTGGCCCTGGCCTACACCCCGTTCCCGGCCACGGTCTGCGGCTATCTCTGCCCGAACCTGTGCATGCAGGGGTGCACCCGCACCACCCAGCAGGGCATGGCCGCCGTGGACATCACCAAGCTCGGCCGCGAGGGACACAAGTCCAAGGCTCCGGCGCTGCCGCCCCTGTCGGGCAAGCGCGTAGCCGTCATCGGCGGCGGCCCGGCGGGCATCTCCGTGGCCTGGCAGATCCGCATGAAGGGGCACGAGGCCGTTGTCTACGACATGGCCAAGACCCTGGGCGGCAAGATCACCTCGGCCATCCCCTACAGCCGCGTACCCAAGGAGGTCGTGGAAAAGGAAGTCGAGCGCGCCGCCAAGGTCATCCCCCACGTCCATCTGCAGCAGCAGCTCAAGGCCAAGGAGTTCGAGGCCCTGCGCGACGAATACGACTTCGTGATCCTGGCCGTGGGCGCGCAGAAACCGCGCGTCATCCCGGTTCCGGGCCATGAGCGCATCTATCCGGCCCTGACCTTCCTCAAGGATGCCAAGGCCGGAACGGCCAAGATCGGCAAGAAGCTGGTCATCATCGGCGCGGGCAACGTGGGCTGCGACGTGGCCACCGTGGCCGCCGGCGTCGGGGCCGAGGAGATCACCCTCATCGACATCCAGGAACCCGCCTCCTTCGGCAAGGAGCGCAAGGAAGCCGAGGCCGTGGGCGCGCGCTTCAAGTGGCCCTGCTTCACCAAGGAAATCACGGACGAGGGCGTTCTGCTGCAATCCGGCGAACTGCTTGAGGCCGACACGGTCATCATGTCCATCGGCGACCAGCCGGACGTGGACTTCCTGCCCGACAACATCGCCCTGGACCGGGGCCACGTGGTCGTCAATGACGACTACCAAACCACGGATTCCAAGGTCTTCGCCATCGGCGACACCGTCCGGCCCGGCCTGCTGACCCACGCCATCGGCCACGGACGCCGCGCAGCGGAGGTCATCGACGACATCTTCAACAACCGCCGCCCGCGAAGCGACACCCGCGAGATGATCGACTATACCCGCATGACGCTCGAATACTTCGACCCGCGCGTCATCGAATTCAGCGACATGAACCAGTGCGGCGCGGAATGTTCCAGCTGCGGCTCCTGCCGCGACTGTTACATCTGCGATACCCTCTGCCCGCAGAACGCCATCAAGCGCAATGAGCTGCCCGACGGCGGCTTCGAGCGCGTGGTCGACCCGGACAAGTGCATCGCCTGCGGCTTCTGCGCCGACTCCTGCCCCTGCGGCATCTGGGACATGAAAAACCCCGCCCCCATGGAATAA